One genomic window of Medicago truncatula cultivar Jemalong A17 chromosome 1, MtrunA17r5.0-ANR, whole genome shotgun sequence includes the following:
- the LOC25482088 gene encoding putative receptor-like protein kinase At4g00960 isoform X1, whose amino-acid sequence MIQRTTNMAIISLRLDSFHYSIFLLIIIFSSSQLAKADNTTQNFHYFCNPNNVTGTYTANSIYQTNLKSLLSTLTSNTQINYGFYNFSNGENTNKVNAIGLCRGDVKTNECLSCLNGSSNNLTQLCPNQKEAIGWYEDEKCMLRYSDRSIFRLMEIGPAYYANNMVNATDLNDFNQVVRDLLDNLTSRAASGDSRLKYAVARARGPNDQSIYGLVQCTPDLSESDCNSCLVQSIDRIPIDCCKDKKGGRVVRPSCNMRFETDFLFYDPTAPPPPPPSTTTTNTSSPGNSNTTTVVIAVVVPVVAVVVLIFICICLRVRKPRKKFKIQEGEEDEDVEIEISESLQFTFDTIRDATDDFAASNKLGQGGFGTVYKGRLPNGQEIGVKRLSRDSGQGDLEFKNEVVLVAKLQHRNLVRLLGFCIEGRERLLVYEFVQNKSLDYFLFDQTKRTQLNWNRRYKIIVGTARGILYLHEDSRLRIIHRDLKASNILLDEEMNPKIADFGMARLFDVDQTQENTNRIVGTYGYMAPEYAMHGQFSVKSDVFSFGVLILEIISGHKNSGIRHGTSTEYLLSFVWRNWRDGSPTNVIDPTLNNDSVNEIMRCIHIGLLCVQENAASRPTMASIVLMLNSHSLTLSRPSEPAFYVDSGAGDFQDMMQSLESSSVQESVNEASITEPYPR is encoded by the exons ATGATTCAAAGAACAACCAATATGGCTATTATTTCCTTGAGGCTAGATTCTTTTCATTATTCAATCTTTCtcctaataataattttttcatcaTCACAGTTAGCCAAAGCTGATAACACAACACAAAACTTCCACTATTTCTGTAATCCTAACAACGTAACTGGTACCTACACAGCCAACAGTATCTACCAAACAAACCTTAAATCACTTCTGTCCACTCTCACTTCCAACACGCAAATCAACTACGGTTTCTACAATTTCTCAAACGGTGAAAACACAAACAAAGTAAACGCAATTGGTCTTTGCAGAGGCGATGTTAAGACAAACGAGTGTCTTAGTTGCCTCAATGGTTCAAGTAACAATCTCACACAGCTTTGTCCAAACCAAAAAGAAGCAATTGGTTggtatgaagatgaaaaatgcATGTTGCGTTATTCAGACCGTTCCATATTCCGGTTAATGGAAATAGGACCTGCATATTATGCAAACAACATGGTAAATGCAactgatttgaatgatttcaatCAAGTTGTTCGAGACTTGCTTGATAACTTGACTAGTAGAGCTGCATCTGGTGATTCTCGTTTAAAATATGCAGTGGCTAGGGCTCGTGGTCCTAATGATCAATCCATATATGGTCTTGTTCAGTGTACGCCTGATTTATCTGAGTCAGATTGTAATTCATGTTTGGTTCAATCCATTGACCGTATACCGATTGATTGTTGTAAAGATAAGAAAGGTGGAAGAGTTGTTAGGCCTAGTTGTAACATGAGATTTGAAACCGATTTTCTCTTCTATGATCCTACAgcaccaccacctcctcctccatccaccaccaccactaacACTTCCTCACCAG GAAATAGCAACACTACTACTGTCGTCATCGCCGTAGTAGTACCAGTTGTTGCTGTTGTAGTGCTCATTTTTATCTGCATCTGTTTAAGAGTAAGGAAGCCAAGGAAAAAGTTTAAAA TtcaagaaggagaagaagatgaagatgttgaaattgaaatttcgGAGTCATTGCAATTCACTTTTGACACAATAAGAGATGCAACAGATGACTTTGCTGCCTCTAATAAACTTGGACAAGGTGGATTTGGGACGGTTTACAAA GGTAGACTCCCCAATGGACAAGAGATTGGTGTCAAAAGGTTGTCGAGGGATTCTGGCCAAGGAGATTTAGAATTTAAGAATGAAGTAGTTTTAGTGGCTAAACTTCAACATCGAAACTTAGTTAGGCTACTTGGTTTCTGTATAGAAGGAAGAGAAAGACTACTTGTATATGAATTTGTTCAGAATAAGAGCCTCGATTACTTCCTTTTTG ATCAAACCAAGAGAACACAATTAAACTGGAACAGAAGGTATAAAATCATTGTAGGTACTGCTCGAGGAATTCTTTACCTTCATGAGGATTCTCGGCTGCGTATTATTCATCGTGATCTCAAAGCAAGCAATATTCTCTTAGATGAAGAGATGAATCCTAAGATAGCAGATTTTGGCATGGCTAGACTGTTTGATGTGGACCAAACTCAGGAAAATACAAACAGAATTGTGGGAACCTA TGGATATATGGCACCGGAGTATGCAATGCATGGACAATTTTCAGTGAAGTCAGATGTATTTAGTTTTGGTGTATTGATTCTTGAGATTATAAGTGGCCACAAAAACAGTGGCATTCGTCATGGAACTAGTACGGAGTATTTACTCAGCTTT GTATGGAGAAATTGGAGAGATGGGTCACCAACAAATGTTATAGATCCCACATTAAACAATGATTCAGTGAACGAAATAATGAGATGCATCCACATTGGGTTACTTTGTGTTCAAGAAAATGCAGCTAGCAGGCCAACTATGGCTTCTATTGTACTAATGCTTAATAGTCATTCTCTCACTCTCTCGAGACCTTCCGAACCTGCATTTTATGTAGATAGTGGAGCTGGAGACTTTCAAGACATGATGCAATCATTGGAGTCTAGTTCAGTTCAAGAATCAGTAAATGAGGCTTCGATTACGGAGCCATATCCTCGCTAG